DNA sequence from the Macrobrachium nipponense isolate FS-2020 chromosome 26, ASM1510439v2, whole genome shotgun sequence genome:
CAGCTAGATTTGAGGATCTTGGCATGATGACCTCTGCTAAAGTAGGATAATATATTTGGATTAATAAGTATTACTGAAAGAAAAAGCCAAGGCTAAACTATGTTAAAATAATGCACAGTCTGTCCCCATTATCtgtactagcaaactgacccatctacgaggggtgataaaatacgggtgcagaagtgaaaaatttatatatactatttgttcagcaataataaaataagggcgatttttatacatacctactacagaacctctttgtacacaatattatcaatttgtccacaacttaatttcaagttggcagagtcagttgctctgctcatcgccacatacagttggctatgcgtgaacatgggtgatggcagaaacacaccaacacgatccaaagtctggccctgcgactaatgagaaggccaggttgatgggaaactgcctgcaccgtaactggaatggaaactggttgtccgaaggcaacagaggaatccgggggatgaacagacgtttgccggtgtgagggcccgttgctatcactgcttcgatgagaCGTGGGAGTTTAGCGCCATAATGGtttacctcgttccgttgcaatgtccattggcaggatcgaaattccgaagcaacattaccgggcagtacttcttcaacgttatgttgtgcactggcagtcccgatggatgtaagtttttcaaaaaatcttgcggatattgatgataattttcatcttctattgtgtccgagctgaaatattcgcgactttctccggggaagttatacagaaattatgtatgaaaaatcgtaaagtaactaagtctacgggaataaccagcctcgtttcacggccagaaacagctccgtttcagggaatcccttctcacccccaccccctacaaaggagggggttaggttggatgaaaccccattacaaaccatcttaggggtccccaccataaccctgccaagtttcatgcccatctgaccagccgtttggccgtgattgaatgacagacagacagacattacgcccattatagtatgattacgCTAGTGCCGAGACAGAAGGATGGGGTGATTAATTAGACAAATCAATGCTACTGTCAAAATCTTTTGCTCTAACTTGATATCAGAATTTAGTTGATAGTAGTATTGCTGTAGGAATGTGTTAATCTTACTCTCAATTCAGTATCACCAAAAATGTCCCCCCCCACACTTATCATTTACaggttagttttatattttttattatagcaaTGATACTGTAAAGTAAAAGCCGAGATCACAGTACAGTATAGCCAAATATCTGCTATTTTACAGATTTTCCATGGATACAATATTCCATCCCCTTGGCTCAGTATTCTTGTCCAGATTTTAAGTAGTGTGTTGGTACTGTGCTGTCTTATGGAAGGCTATTTAGTCAAATATTAAGGAACCTGCCTTAGAATTTGTAGTTATGGATGCAATTTGTGGGTTGTGTTAGATGATTCCAAATTTGTCTTGGCAGAAGCTGAAGTTACCCCACTCCTCAATTGTCTTGATCTGTTAGTTTCTATGAATAAGAACATTGCAATGATGTGGTGCCACAGGGTGACTTACTTCACTCTTAGAAAACATTACAATGCTGTAGTGCCACAGGATAACTTACTTCCCTTTTAAAGTGCACAAAGGCAATATGGAGGCAGAGTTAGCTTTTCATTGAATTTAATAAAGCCCAGTTCTGCAGAGTAAAGATAGGAGGTGAAAATGGCAATGTAGATTTTGTGAACTTTTGGCACTTACTGTTTCACATTTATATACCTAATTACATAATTATTGTTTGGGTTTTGGGGTCTTTCACTGGGTATTATTAAAGAAAGAAGTCATCAAAATATAACCTACTAAACTGTTGGGCCTATTATGACAGTTGAATAGTATAACAGGactgccttaaggaagatgaCTGACTTTGCTGAATCATTCACTCAAAGAATCAAATTGTAATGTAATAATGGGATTAGTTGTTAGTTTGACTAACTAAAGTAACGCAACATGAATAGTTTTGCATTACACTTAGTGGCATTTGTGTGTTTTATCTGCTGTTAACAAAACTCCTGTATAAGTAAAATTCCATATGTTATACCAATACTCAGTCATAAGATACAAAAACTtaacccatatatataaatactgtaaataGCAAGATACGTAGTGTTGGCTAGGAGATAGATTTCCTAGAGAATAGACTGCTGCATGGAAGAACAAAACAGGTCATTTCTGAAATGGATTCTGGCATTTAGACCTTTGGCAAACCTAATTTAGGTTGTAATGAGAATGCATAATGCTTGTAACTTTAGGAGTTACTGTAGACAGTTAAAAACAACACTTTTGAACACAaaaacatgttttctttgttgtcaTGAgaccttttaattttatttcttttacatagttatttttccattaagacaaatacatacatatttaatacTGACCATGATTCAATTCAACATCGAGCCATTCAATACATAagttatttataaacatatatcgaATTTTAAATCAATCAACAGTAGTGCAGTTAACATATAAATCAACAATATActtcaatttcataaaaaaaattacaaaaaacaagACATTTCCATACTGTTTGGTGCTAAAGGCTGTGTAGGACAGTAAATTTTCCAAACACCATTCAGCAATTACGTACTGGCTTTTCAACTTAGgaatattttcatcttatttcacGATGAACTGAGTAATGTTGCTATTAGGAGAGGAGCAGTGTTTGGAGAGCACAAGGGTGGTATGAGTGCTCTTGTAACTACATGCTGTGGAATGCGATGCAAGGAGGCAACCAGTAAAAGCAGGTTGGAGGGTCTGAGTGGATCACAGGGAAAGGTAGTCTCGGCGTGTCTCTGAAGTATGGCTTGCGCTCTTTCGTGCAGGGCAGAGATGAGTAACGTTCCTTCAGTGGAAAGCCCAGGTTCTGGAAGAGTACATATAGGAGTTATTTGCACAGGTACAAAATCAAAATTATGTATGAGCATTTGAATCAGACTTTCTGAATAAACCACAGTGTTAGTACTGTATCTTCTGCTtggaaaaaaatgttgaaatgcTTGTTCTTGTATGGCAATGGATagcaaaatattccttttaaaaCTGAAGGTTTGCCTAAACAAATTTGCAGACTGTTAAGGAAGTGGTGGGTGTAAGCAACTAATGGAAGATGTatagaatatgaaatatttttatttttatcatttgactTTGATGGATGAGGCATAGTTTAGTTGTCACAGTATGTTTGTCTATTTTTGTCACAATAAGTTTGTCTAATTTTTCACTGAAGAAATTCTTTATGCAAATATGGTAATTGGACGACCCCTTTCAGCTTCACAGGTTTGGTGGTTCATTGACAGTTTCTTTCCCCTCTAGTGCCAGCCTTGGAAATTCTCTTCCTACTTTTGTCCTTCCCGTAGAGGAGCACCATGTCATGTATCTTGAGAGGCATACTATAAAGGATGCAAATGGTTCTTTAAAACATCTCCTTGATCCCTGTTGTAATGCTTTATTCCTCTTACTTCTCATCCATTTCCTTTTGGTTTATGCCCACCTAGTTGTCCAACTGCTTTCAACTTAAGTgtgtttcattttttactttttaaaacaaaCACAGGCAGTCTCTGAGTCACGACAGAGTTCCGTTTTAAAGCCTCACCTTTAAACCTttggttggcttgcacactggaaaGATGGTGACACTTATTTACATGAGGGAGCTCAGAAACTAGTACCCAGCCTAACATTGCCTTAGCTTTGGGATCACCTAAGCATTGGATTTTTGCCTTAAGTTAGAgacaaatattttatgaatatttttcaaaagcGATGTAAGTTCAGATTGACTTATGGTCTCGTCAGGCTCCTTAATCATGAGGAGTACCATCTTTCATCCTTGAAGAGGCAGTCCTGTTGCATCTTCTTTCCCTTTGTTTCCACCACATCAGGGCTAGATAGAGGTTTGATGTGTAATAGTACTCCCTATACAGTCTTGAGTGCTGCTAATGTACAGTTATTAATGTGTACATTATGGACGTCTGCAGAGCAACTAGCTCTTATCCCTTGGATAAGGCTTTATCCTTCACTGGAATGAGGCTCTAACAATGAACAAGTATATACTCTGTTGGCAATGACTGTAGATTTTGTGACTCTACTCATTAGAATTAAATTAGATTTATTAGGGCCTATGCATTCCTATTTAAATATTTGTTCCTCTTGACTAACTTTACTGAAATTAGATTATGCCTTCACTTCAGACCTTAGGATTGTACTGGAAGTGACAATGGGGCAAGAAGCCTTTGAGGTGAATAGAGTAACTTTGATGTATACATACTGTATTGCACTGAGCAAATAATTCTGCTATGGCTATACAGTACgtatatgtactatactgtactaGTGTGTAGTACTTTATTTTGTTACTAAGGTGAAGTTTGAGGAGTTGAGTGATCATGGTCACAGTTTTTCCACTTTGCTGGTTTATACctcgaaaaatatttgaagtttcCATTTTAAAGTCACCGTCTTTTAAGGTAtgcagtcaatttttttttttttcaacgttgaTAACATTTTGTTTTCTGGGGGGAGATGGTTACCCAAAGTGAATTCATATCATACAATAAAAGGGTTTTGTGTTAATTAATGGCCTCTTGTGGAACCAGACTTACCTTCTCAGGAAAGTCAAATCAAATGATTCATGAAACACAGAAGACAGAGAATTCCACATTCTTAAATTAATGGAATGAAGGATTGATCCAACTGGTTGACTGGTTTATTGATGTAATTTTTTGTGAAAGTTTGTTATGATTGCATATCACCTCTACTTATAAACATTCGAACACAGCCATACATTAGTCTCCATGTCAGAATAGATagggattgaaaaaaaaactcaaaatagtGATTTCCAACCCAGAAGCAATAAGCAACAAAACTCATACATTTGTAGAGCTTCTTAGACTTACTGAgagattaaaaaagaaaggaatgatgTTATACTGTTACCGATTGATTAACTGAATGATCTTAAAAGGATTGTATTTCTGCTCTTCTTTTTAAAGTATCATTATTGATTACTTTGTTAACTTCTGTTAACTTCATGGTCACATAAAGTTCAATATCCACAGTTACAACTTTACGAAGGAAATCAGACTTATGTAATCGTAGCAAGATAACAGCAGAACGAAAGAAATGATACTCACGTAATCTTAGCAAAATAACAGCAGACAAAAGCAGAAGTTCTGTCGAATCTAATGAATACTGTCTGCACATTCTCAATGCAGAGGCCACCTGCCTGCTTTCATCACTCTCTAGGACGTGTGTTTtctgaaatgatagaaaattcaGAGGTAAAGACTGAGAAGTTTGTTTAAACAACTGATGGacgattttaatttttgttcaatCATATGTTATGCACAGACTTTTCAATTTTAATAAACAGGAAGATCTCTCTCAGCTTGAGAATAGAatacaatatagaatttaaggCAAAGGCCCAGCAccgggacctacaaggtcattcagtgctaaattgagttaaaaggtttgaaaggtgtaacaggaggaaaaatctcaaagcagttgcactttgaaacaattgctaggagaggatTGGAAGACAGAAAAAATGAACAGAGATACAGTAAGAAGGAAcaagagaggttgcagctaggggccgaatggacgctgcgaagacccttaagttatgcctacagagcaccatgTGAGGCGTACTGATGGCACTCTCCCCCTATGGGGACTTCTTAAAGTTTGAGTACAGTAAACAAGTCAAATAATGTCAAAGAAGCACATAAAGTGAATACCATTATATTGAGATCTAGCTTCAGAGGATCCTGTTGAAAAAGGAGGAGGACATCTTGATGCCAATAGGCTGCGTGGAGTAAGAGTAACTGAGGCCATGCTCTTGTCAACAAAAGCAGCAGGTCGTTGATGGGCATTGGGCTTAGAAGTGGGGACGACTTTGTGAATTTGACTGCCCACCCTAAGATCTGTACACCCATTTCTTCTCTAAGTCTACCTAGAAAGAAATGATTGATGTTAGATTTTCCCCTTGCATACATACATCTGTTGCAGTGAAAGAATTAAAGGACTTGAAACACAGTATATACTAAAGAGCAAGCATATTGGGATGTTAACAATGGAAGGGGCtcaaccaacgccatcttgaattctcaattcaagatggcaCTGGCTCAACTAAGCAAGTAACAGTTTAAAGACCACTAACTTAGCATAGGTAGTGTACACACATGGCTCGTCTGGTGGATGGAGAACACAGCTTGGTTCAAGTATTATTTTCTGAGCTTCACCATTGCTGATTGgtcttatttaattttcattcttattaattAGCCATACTCTTTCTTAGTCTATACAACTCTATGCACTGGGGTTGTTTCGTAGCTGGTCTCCTACTCATGTACAAGAAGAGACCCAGAATTACCCAGCTTCACTTGCTGTAATGATCGTATAACAAAAGATGTGCATTATCGGTCAGAATTGACGGCAATAAAAGAGACGGTTGTAATCCCAAACTGATTTTGAACTGTAATATTTTTTCTGGAGTCCGTTATGTTGAAGGGAAATCACACGACCAAATTtcataaacaaagaaagaaagaaaaaaaacttagtgTGATTAGTGAAtgtaaatggaaggaaaagcTTGAATCTGTTTGCTGAGTGTGTGCAGTATAAGAATAATGGAAAGGGTGGATAGATAAGAGAAAAAGAGGTAATTGGTAAGGAAGCGTTGTGATGTCGCTAAGCACGAGTGCAAGATGTAGGAGGATTGTCTGTATTTCAGTGGATGTCATTCTGACCGACCGTGTGAACAGCggaatgatttattttaaaatattttaaaataaatcattccATCGATATTTAGGCCTATAACAAAATATGCCTGAACTTTGAGACATCATTAGGCAAAATGGAGACGCTGCGTATGAGAAACTTTAGGCCTTTTCAGGTGAGTGAACGAAGATGCCGCTATCGATGATATTATGAGGAAATTGAACACTTTGAGAAGTAAAATTCATGCTTTTAAAGAAGTGGTGCTAGTGCTGAGAATATCTGTGAACCGTCATCTTTAAGACCTTTTATAAACGACATAGAACATCTTAAAGAGCCGGAGCACAATGGAGAGGTAGGACTTGTCCTTAGTAATTCATTACTTAGGTTACTTAGGCTATactgcaaaataaataataacatattaATTGTAGTAAATTCACAGAATGACgggataaaaatgaatagataggcaactatatagaaaaaaaattactaggtctagatatttttttctttttcgtttttatgaAATATTGACCATCAGGACAAGCACATTGAGTCTTCATTCTTTGACGCTCTACAATTACTGCCCAGGATTAAAATGCCGTCACCAACTTAACAGCATTGTAAGGGATCGAACCTACTACCCTCTGCTCCGAACGACATTTATGTGCAAGACCAATCGGTCTATTTTCTCTTTAGACTTTGGCAGTGACCATACCCAACACCGCTAATTTCACCAAGGGAAGCCTATAGTGCTTTGGCTTTTAGACATATTTCACTGCGCATACTTTGCAAACGTCCACCTGCCACTTTGGAGCTGTTACATACTATCCTTCTGATCAATAAAACAACGAGACTGAAAGTCATGTCCCACGTCAGTAATCAGACTAGCAAAATGAAAGTCGCGCCCTCAAGAATCCATGCCTCTGAAGAATAACGTCTCTTGTCCGTTTAATCTTCAGTGGCCATTTAATCTTGCAGCCATTGTTGTCACTACCCTTTTCTTTCAACAATTGGCAACCTGCATTTCTGATTCAATACTTACATGTATTTGTGCACAGTTGAAGATTTGGTCTAACGGTGCTGAAGGCCGATTGCTGAAGATCTAATACTAAAGGCGTCGTGTGGGCTTGAATAAATGGAGGTACAATGGGCGTCAAGACGTGAGGCAATAAGGGCGTTGTGGCCGGTAAAGAGGGGCCAGGTGGTGCCGCTAGAAGAGGCGCTTTTGACGGGAAAAATGGACtgcttccgaagaatgacgttaACCTGGAATGGCATAGGCCTATAGGTATTATGGGGTATGACGCATGAATCTGTGGTGTTTTATCAAGCGCTATTGATTTATTGTTATCGTTGAAAACAGGTTCATGCAGAATAAGCTGTAAAGCCAATTAATTTGCAAAGAAatcttcttacacacacacacatatatatattatatatatatatagatataatatatatagatatatatatatatatatatatatatatatatatatcacagcagGGGGCCAATAAACGCATCAAAAAGGCCCCATTTATTCATACGAGACGTTTCACACGTTATCTATATGCATCCTCAATCTGCAAGAATAAATACAATACGttaaactttaaaagaaaaaattaaaaatatagttGAGCGAGATAAAACTGTACAAGAATTAAGATTGATACAGATTAAAAAGtataaagttaaaaaagaaacCAGTTCTCACCATGCATAGCagaagaagaacgaatgaccaaaatctgacaccaacctacgacttcagttatgcgagataaagaggagaaacggaaacgttagaattcaaagacggaacaaaccgtttgatgtataaggattcaagggtagttaggtattactatggcttgttccaccaataatagagaaatgctttttatttatttcaattttgcatatagaggcatgattctttatgttagaaaattctggtttactcagtttctgacGCGTTTTAAAACTGTATCCCACACGGCCACAATATCTCGTCTGCAGTAACCTGCGGCTTTATCCAagataaataccgggacatcccgggcactgaatttataaataatgttggatcttatgaaggtctgcagtttatccttatagccgaagaatacgccaatcttgagtgaattgattggaattaattccattttaaggcagccaaattcattttcaattatttgtttaagtttggcagaaaacttgtcagagataaatgggattgtggcatatacatttttctttaagacattataagAGGGCGTCGGATTGGAAA
Encoded proteins:
- the LOC135199735 gene encoding uncharacterized protein LOC135199735, producing MEDDVLLKSVPMIRSVGSRARRTRTKKTEGPRTVCLREAAISAGPKMDTTPFRPGLAPMPKPPPPLRMGPPPLQPLFNHPTDSSSDALPNSVLCDLEPTGARHPGLADARWPLTSFFGSSPFFPSKAPLLAAPPGPSLPATTPLLPHVLTPIVPPFIQAHTTPLVLDLQQSAFSTVRPNLQLCTNTCRLREEMGVQILGWAVKFTKSSPLLSPMPINDLLLLLTRAWPQLLLLHAAYWHQDVLLLFQQDPLKLDLNIMKTHVLESDESRQVASALRMCRQYSLDSTELLLLSAVILLRLQPGLSTEGTLLISALHERAQAILQRHAETTFPCDPLRPSNLLLLVASLHRIPQHVVTRALIPPLCSPNTAPLLIATLLSSS